A genome region from Nocardiopsis exhalans includes the following:
- a CDS encoding helix-turn-helix transcriptional regulator, whose product MELESLGAYLRSRRDRVTPEDVDLRAYGPRRVPGLRREELAQLAGVSHGYYTRLEQDQAGTASQQVLDALARVLRLDDAETVHLHNLARRPAVPRLVRPEPERPHPRVLALLDSLGEGAPAVLLGRRGDVLAWNRAGHALVAEHLDFDAPEDVENRPSVPRMFFLDPLCRDLHRNWEELALVHVAYLRLTAGRHPTDARMAELIGELVMRSPEFAAMWARGEVRDCTVGTMLLRHPTVGELDVDYQVWLQPDSPDHHLEVYTARGESDRDALRLLGAQSAGTGKPTISLASPAPAPLSP is encoded by the coding sequence ATGGAACTGGAGAGTCTGGGCGCTTACCTCAGAAGCCGGCGCGACCGGGTCACCCCCGAGGACGTGGATCTGCGGGCCTATGGTCCGCGGCGCGTGCCCGGGCTGCGCAGGGAGGAGCTGGCCCAGCTCGCCGGGGTCAGCCACGGATACTACACACGTCTGGAACAGGATCAGGCGGGCACCGCCTCCCAGCAGGTGTTGGACGCCCTGGCCCGGGTGCTGCGGCTCGACGACGCGGAAACCGTCCACCTGCACAACCTCGCCCGCCGCCCGGCGGTGCCGCGACTGGTCCGGCCCGAACCCGAGCGGCCGCACCCCAGGGTGCTGGCACTGCTGGACTCCCTCGGCGAAGGTGCTCCCGCGGTCCTGCTGGGGCGGCGCGGGGACGTGCTGGCCTGGAACCGGGCCGGGCACGCCCTGGTCGCCGAACACCTGGACTTCGACGCCCCCGAGGACGTGGAGAACCGGCCGTCGGTCCCGCGGATGTTCTTCCTGGATCCGCTCTGCCGGGACCTGCACCGCAACTGGGAGGAGCTGGCCCTGGTGCACGTGGCCTACCTGCGCCTGACCGCCGGTCGCCACCCCACGGACGCCCGGATGGCCGAGCTCATCGGCGAGCTGGTCATGCGCAGCCCCGAGTTCGCCGCCATGTGGGCCAGGGGAGAGGTCCGTGACTGCACGGTGGGCACGATGCTCCTGCGGCACCCCACTGTCGGCGAGCTGGACGTCGACTACCAGGTCTGGCTTCAGCCCGACAGCCCCGACCACCACCTGGAGGTCTACACCGCTCGCGGTGAGTCCGACCGTGACGCGCTCCGCCTGCTGGGCGCTCAGAGCGCGGGCACGGGGAAGCCCACGATCTCCCTGGCTTCCCCGGCCCCTGCCCCGCTCTCTCCTTGA
- a CDS encoding MFS transporter, giving the protein MTERLSPTEQLTSPAPSTRSDRRAWLGLLVVLGPVLLVAMDNSILHLAMPRISESLSPSAGQALWILDVYGFVVGSLLITFGSVGDRYGRLRLMTVGAVVFGAASAGAALSSSPEALIAFRALMGIGGATLLPSGLAVISELFRDPRRRAQAIGIFAATFATGFAIGPVTGGLLLSVFPWGSVFLINLPVVVLFLVFAPTVLREVRGTRPGRVDVLSVVLSSAGLLLTVYTLKDAASHGLGWHQALTGLAGIALVWWFLRRQHRLEHPLVELGLFRERVFAFAIVTGLLSLLVWAAASYLTGIYLQSVLGLDVLTAALLAVPGALVLTVTCVVTPRFFERIGRRIALAAAHLFAGAGLALLLLAGTESGVGWFVASTMIAGIGYGISFSAVADVAVSAVPPERAGAAAAIAETSNELGNALGISLLGATAALVFRLSGPDVAGTLNETLAVPGLAEGAAESARAAFLSGMHVAVVIGSAVSFAVGLLILRLVPRAARVSQAAPASRRVR; this is encoded by the coding sequence ATGACAGAACGACTCTCCCCAACCGAACAGCTCACCTCACCCGCCCCGAGTACACGATCCGACCGCCGTGCGTGGCTGGGCCTGCTGGTCGTCCTGGGCCCGGTCCTGCTCGTGGCGATGGACAACTCCATCCTCCACCTGGCCATGCCGCGCATCAGCGAGTCCCTCTCCCCCAGCGCGGGCCAGGCACTGTGGATCCTCGACGTCTACGGCTTCGTGGTGGGCTCTCTGCTCATCACCTTCGGCAGTGTCGGGGACCGCTACGGGCGACTGCGGCTGATGACGGTCGGCGCTGTGGTCTTCGGCGCGGCCTCGGCCGGAGCGGCGCTCTCCTCCTCCCCCGAAGCCCTCATCGCCTTCCGCGCGCTGATGGGGATCGGCGGAGCGACCCTGCTGCCCTCCGGGCTCGCGGTGATCAGCGAACTGTTCCGCGACCCCCGGCGACGCGCGCAGGCGATCGGGATCTTCGCGGCGACCTTCGCCACCGGTTTCGCGATCGGACCCGTCACCGGCGGGCTGCTGCTGAGCGTGTTCCCGTGGGGGTCGGTCTTCCTGATCAACCTGCCGGTGGTCGTGCTCTTCCTGGTGTTCGCCCCGACCGTGCTGCGGGAGGTCCGCGGGACCCGGCCCGGGCGGGTGGACGTGCTGAGTGTGGTGCTGTCCTCCGCCGGGCTGCTGCTGACCGTGTACACGCTCAAGGACGCCGCGAGCCACGGCCTGGGCTGGCACCAGGCACTCACGGGGCTGGCCGGAATCGCGCTGGTGTGGTGGTTCCTGCGTAGGCAACACCGGCTCGAACACCCGCTGGTGGAGCTGGGCCTGTTCCGGGAGCGCGTCTTCGCCTTCGCGATCGTCACCGGGCTGCTGTCCCTGCTGGTGTGGGCCGCGGCGAGCTACCTCACCGGGATCTACCTGCAGTCGGTGCTGGGGCTGGACGTGCTGACCGCCGCCCTGCTGGCGGTGCCGGGCGCCCTGGTACTGACCGTGACGTGCGTCGTGACGCCCCGCTTCTTCGAACGGATCGGTAGGAGGATCGCCCTGGCGGCCGCACACCTGTTCGCCGGGGCGGGGCTGGCGCTCCTGCTGCTGGCGGGCACAGAGTCCGGGGTCGGCTGGTTCGTCGCCTCCACCATGATCGCGGGTATCGGCTACGGCATCTCGTTCAGCGCGGTCGCCGACGTCGCCGTGTCGGCGGTGCCGCCGGAGCGGGCGGGGGCGGCCGCCGCGATCGCCGAGACCAGCAACGAGCTCGGCAACGCGCTGGGCATCTCCCTGCTGGGCGCGACGGCGGCTCTGGTCTTCCGGCTGAGCGGCCCCGATGTGGCGGGCACGCTCAACGAGACCCTGGCGGTTCCGGGGTTGGCGGAGGGCGCGGCCGAGTCCGCGCGGGCGGCGTTCCTGAGCGGGATGCACGTGGCGGTGGTGATCGGCAGCGCGGTGTCGTTCGCCGTGGGGCTGCTCATCCTGCGTCTGGTTCCCCGGGCTGCCCGGGTTTCTCAGGCCGCCCCGGCTTCCCGGCGCGTTCGGTGA
- a CDS encoding TIGR03986 family type III CRISPR-associated RAMP protein encodes MDPRQITAGQSPHQTADPRRTRAPFRATAPYGLVRLAEVPVPAAALHPDHDTRELLRSHDRTVPGTRTGWIDLTLTTLTPTFVGQAPGRDRVHHSARFPHGERSVPVVPGSTLRGLIRNTLRMLTSGESGPVNTPMLFFRAPVRVDPGSTDSSLSTRARQVMAQQHDHYRKRRAGTHTKQGFLYRSPQDTGWYVVEVPATALEPEPGRVLKVPFEVLRESLRTWDFGVGDFPDPPRGNTYVPTTHEQHGRLQHRWVHAVHLPGQRGVAAVAPTRGEALAHLTAHTGSGGGGGVIPALVVLTGAAAGERRNAYLFPQPPNLRTGRLPVPDAMVELFESAEQVTGYQRVAFPETLGAGGGDPARPPVAGTGGGGLPRRSLEPVWFDVDPAGHVVSFGRSGGYRIAVSDDNPIRRAVPGPVLGPQPGDPDRADRAGRTVDVCRAVFGDVDVFAGEAGALKGRVSFGPALATEPGHPVLLPGHADNPHHPDPGPDYPDGATLRVQLLSPQRGCFANYLVQGPDTAAGERPDIVTWSHEGRIRLGGYKTYLHRHDPRLGSPVRYDERAQEELGLEVIPAGSEAAPPRDTQRDIVPLRDGLTLRSRITFTNLTDAELGALLRALLLANPVDGGDPDDPEYAHKVGMGKSLGMGSVHLRPELHLVDRRARAADLSLEPAAGVTAATPGQVTAFLDAFSTALVEYRAVDDWRQVDQVVDVLLASRWRGRLPWSETAVMSLRQFAEYPVLPPLTERFRLTERAGKPGRPEKPGQPGEPDAG; translated from the coding sequence GTGGACCCGAGACAGATCACCGCCGGCCAGAGTCCTCACCAGACCGCGGACCCCCGCCGGACCAGGGCCCCCTTCCGCGCCACAGCGCCCTACGGCCTGGTCCGGCTGGCCGAGGTCCCCGTGCCCGCGGCCGCGCTGCACCCCGACCACGACACCCGGGAGCTGCTCCGCTCGCACGACCGCACCGTCCCGGGTACCCGTACCGGGTGGATCGATCTCACCCTGACCACCCTGACCCCCACCTTCGTCGGCCAGGCCCCGGGCCGGGACCGCGTGCACCACTCCGCCCGCTTCCCCCACGGAGAGCGCTCCGTGCCCGTCGTGCCCGGCTCCACCCTGCGCGGCCTGATCCGCAACACGCTGCGCATGCTCACCAGCGGTGAGAGCGGCCCGGTCAACACCCCCATGCTGTTCTTCCGCGCCCCGGTGCGCGTGGATCCCGGCAGCACCGACAGCTCCCTGTCCACGCGCGCCCGCCAGGTCATGGCCCAGCAGCACGACCACTACCGCAAACGCCGCGCCGGGACGCACACCAAGCAGGGTTTCCTGTACCGGTCGCCCCAGGACACGGGCTGGTACGTCGTCGAGGTCCCCGCCACGGCGCTCGAACCCGAACCGGGCCGGGTGCTCAAGGTGCCCTTCGAGGTACTCCGGGAGAGCCTGCGCACCTGGGACTTCGGGGTCGGGGACTTCCCCGACCCGCCCCGGGGCAACACCTACGTGCCCACCACCCACGAACAGCACGGTCGGCTCCAGCACCGCTGGGTCCACGCCGTCCACCTGCCAGGGCAGCGCGGGGTCGCCGCGGTCGCCCCCACCCGCGGCGAAGCCCTCGCCCACCTGACCGCGCACACGGGGTCCGGCGGCGGTGGCGGGGTGATCCCGGCCCTGGTGGTCCTGACCGGGGCCGCCGCCGGGGAGCGGCGCAACGCCTACCTGTTCCCCCAGCCCCCGAACCTGCGTACCGGCCGGCTCCCGGTCCCCGATGCCATGGTGGAGCTGTTCGAGTCCGCCGAGCAGGTCACCGGCTACCAGCGCGTGGCCTTCCCCGAGACGCTGGGAGCCGGGGGCGGTGACCCGGCCCGGCCGCCCGTCGCCGGGACCGGGGGCGGCGGACTGCCCCGCCGGAGCCTGGAACCGGTCTGGTTCGACGTGGACCCGGCCGGCCACGTGGTGTCCTTCGGCCGCTCCGGCGGTTACCGCATCGCGGTCAGCGACGACAACCCGATCCGCCGCGCCGTCCCCGGTCCGGTACTCGGCCCCCAGCCCGGTGACCCCGACCGCGCCGACCGGGCGGGGCGCACCGTGGACGTGTGCCGGGCGGTCTTCGGCGACGTCGACGTCTTCGCCGGGGAGGCGGGGGCGCTCAAGGGCCGGGTCTCCTTCGGCCCGGCCCTGGCCACCGAACCAGGCCACCCGGTTCTGCTCCCCGGCCACGCCGACAACCCCCACCACCCCGACCCCGGTCCCGACTACCCCGACGGCGCCACCCTGCGCGTCCAACTGCTCTCCCCGCAGCGCGGCTGCTTCGCCAACTACCTGGTCCAGGGCCCCGACACCGCGGCAGGGGAGCGACCGGACATCGTCACGTGGTCCCACGAAGGACGCATCCGCCTGGGCGGATACAAGACCTACCTGCACCGGCACGATCCCCGCCTCGGCTCGCCCGTCCGCTACGACGAACGCGCCCAGGAGGAACTCGGGCTCGAGGTGATCCCCGCAGGATCCGAGGCCGCGCCGCCCCGGGACACCCAGCGTGACATCGTCCCGCTCCGCGACGGTCTCACACTGCGCTCCCGCATCACCTTCACCAACCTCACCGACGCCGAACTCGGCGCGCTGCTGCGGGCGCTGCTCCTGGCCAACCCGGTCGACGGCGGAGACCCCGACGACCCCGAGTACGCCCACAAGGTCGGCATGGGCAAGTCCCTGGGCATGGGCAGTGTGCACCTGCGCCCCGAACTCCACCTGGTGGACCGCCGCGCCCGCGCCGCCGACCTGTCCCTGGAGCCCGCCGCGGGTGTCACCGCCGCCACCCCCGGACAGGTCACCGCCTTCCTGGACGCCTTTTCGACAGCCCTGGTGGAGTACCGTGCGGTCGATGACTGGCGCCAGGTGGACCAGGTGGTGGACGTGCTCCTGGCCAGTCGTTGGCGCGGGCGCCTGCCGTGGTCGGAGACGGCGGTGATGTCCCTGCGCCAGTTCGCCGAGTACCCGGTCCTGCCCCCGCTCACCGAGCGCTTCCGGCTCACCGAACGCGCCGGGAAGCCGGGGCGGCCTGAGAAACCCGGGCAGCCCGGGGAACCAGACGCAGGATGA
- a CDS encoding RNA-guided endonuclease InsQ/TnpB family protein, whose product MSKTIKRAFKYRFYPTPEQTELLHRTFGCVRYVWNKALAERTRRHKDEGKNTTYVDTAKMLTAWKQDEESAFLREVSNVPLQQTLRAQQVAFNNFFAKRARFPRFKSRKKSRRSATFQNNAFTFRDGALKLAKTTEPLNIVWHRPLPEGAEPSTVTVSCDSADRWFVSLLVEETITPAPSTGAVVGLDAGLDHLLTLSTGEKVSNPRHERRDRSRLAKAQKNLSRKTKGSKNRAKARLRVARVHARIADRRRDHLHKITTRLVRENQAIAIEDLTVRNMLKNHSLARAISDAAWSELRGMLEYKSEWYGRDLLLVDRWFPSSKLCSTPGCSHVNEKMPLNVRSWTCPSCGTVHDRDVNAANNILAAGLADK is encoded by the coding sequence GTGTCCAAGACGATCAAGCGGGCGTTCAAGTACCGCTTCTACCCGACCCCCGAACAGACGGAGCTGTTGCACCGCACGTTCGGCTGCGTCCGGTACGTCTGGAACAAGGCGCTCGCCGAGCGGACACGCCGCCACAAGGACGAGGGCAAGAACACCACCTACGTGGACACGGCGAAGATGCTGACCGCGTGGAAGCAGGACGAGGAGTCCGCTTTCCTGCGCGAGGTGTCGAACGTTCCGTTGCAGCAGACGCTCCGGGCCCAGCAGGTGGCGTTCAACAACTTCTTCGCCAAGCGTGCACGGTTCCCCCGGTTCAAGTCGCGGAAGAAGTCACGGAGGTCGGCGACGTTCCAGAACAACGCCTTCACTTTCCGCGACGGTGCACTGAAGCTGGCCAAGACCACCGAGCCGCTGAACATCGTGTGGCACCGGCCGCTTCCCGAGGGCGCGGAGCCGTCCACGGTCACGGTCTCCTGCGACAGCGCGGACCGCTGGTTCGTGTCCTTGCTGGTGGAGGAGACCATCACGCCCGCGCCCTCGACAGGTGCGGTGGTCGGCCTGGATGCCGGGCTGGATCACCTGCTGACCCTGTCCACCGGGGAGAAGGTCTCGAACCCGCGTCACGAGCGGCGCGATCGGAGCAGGCTCGCCAAGGCGCAGAAGAACCTCAGCCGGAAGACGAAGGGCTCAAAGAACCGGGCCAAGGCCCGTCTGCGTGTCGCTCGTGTTCACGCGCGTATCGCGGACCGGCGACGCGACCACTTGCACAAGATCACGACTCGACTGGTACGCGAGAACCAAGCCATTGCCATCGAGGATCTGACCGTCCGCAACATGCTCAAGAACCACTCCCTGGCCCGCGCCATCTCGGATGCGGCCTGGTCCGAGCTGAGGGGCATGTTGGAGTACAAGAGCGAGTGGTACGGGCGGGATCTTCTGCTTGTGGACCGATGGTTCCCCTCCTCGAAACTGTGCTCCACGCCGGGGTGCAGCCACGTGAACGAGAAGATGCCGCTGAACGTTCGGTCCTGGACTTGCCCGAGCTGCGGCACTGTCCACGACCGCGACGTCAATGCGGCGAACAACATCTTGGCCGCCGGGCTGGCGGACAAGTAA